The nucleotide sequence TTAAGTAAACCTAGCTCAGTAGCAAGCTGACCACTTTTGCCTATGACTACAATTTTCATCAATAGCCTACTTATTCAAAATATGGAGCTTCAGCAAAACTAAGCCCTTGCTCATCTTTTGCTGATAGTGAAGGAGCCTTACCATCAACTAACGGCCATTGAATGCCAATACTAGGATCATCCCATTTGAGTGATACTTCAAATTCAGGCGCATAATAGTCTGTGCATTTATAAACAAACTCGGCAGAGTCACTCATAACATAAAAGCCATGAGCAAAACCTTCAGGAACCCATAATTGACGTTTATTATCTGCAGACAACACAACACCAACATGTTTACCAAAGGTCGGAGATGATTTACGCATATCAACCGCAACATCGTAAACTTCACCTGAGACGACACGAACAAGTTTGCCTTGAGTCATTTCAGTTTGATAATGAAGGCCACGTAATATGCCACAACTTGATTTGCTATGATTATCTTGTACAAAGCGACGCTCACAAACTTCCGACTGAAACGTATCATCACGAAACGTTTCCATAAAAAAGCCACGTTCATCACCAAATACTGTAGGCTCTAAAATTACAACATCAGGAATGTCA is from Thalassotalea crassostreae and encodes:
- the rfbC gene encoding dTDP-4-dehydrorhamnose 3,5-epimerase; this translates as MKFIKTDIPDVVILEPTVFGDERGFFMETFRDDTFQSEVCERRFVQDNHSKSSCGILRGLHYQTEMTQGKLVRVVSGEVYDVAVDMRKSSPTFGKHVGVVLSADNKRQLWVPEGFAHGFYVMSDSAEFVYKCTDYYAPEFEVSLKWDDPSIGIQWPLVDGKAPSLSAKDEQGLSFAEAPYFE